Genomic DNA from Porites lutea chromosome 4, jaPorLute2.1, whole genome shotgun sequence:
ATGATTGCGCATTTAGAATTAAGAccagattttcattttcaacGTTTCTATTATACGATTCCGATCTTTTTGGTcttattaatattaaaataaagttCCTTTCGTTATTTCTCGAATTTCCCCTCCCTAAAAATGACGTGACCCTGGATGAATTCTTGGACTCGCCATTTTCTCATAGACCGTAATGAACCTTGTTTAAGGCCCAAAATTTTGCccaaccattgtttccaatctctcctgggtattacagtcgtcccaagataAATTTAAGACCATGTTTCTGCAAAATTTTTAAGGGGTAAAGAAGTCGCGTTAAGGTCTATGAGCGAATGGCGCATTCAAGAATTCTTCACTTTGCGCCTTCATAAGATCAGTTTTTCTGTTTAAACGCTCCTATTATACGATTCCCAACAGTTTCATAttaatatcatagaaatacacttcaattggggggaactgtaataaaatttctttctcgaatttgcccgccttaaaaacgcccgtgaatcgccatcctataggatgtcacacacgctgcACTTGCcattgcaaaattttttactttgcgccttcagAGGACCAGATCTTTGCTTAAAGAtatctattacacgattcggaacagtttgatgtgaatatcatagaaatacacttcattttgggggaactgtaataaaatttctttctcgaatttgcccgccttaaaaacgcccgtgaatcgccatcctataggatgtcacaaacgctacacttgccattcagaaattctttactttgggctcttggaagaccagatttttgctttaaacgtttctattacacgattcggaacagtttgatgtgaatatcatagaaatacacttcaattggggggaactgtaataaaatgtctttctcgaatttgcccgccttaaaaacgcccgtgaatcgccatcctataggatgtcacacacgctactgacgctacacttgccattcagaaattcttCCCTTTGGGCCCTTGGAAGACAATATTGTGGctttaaaagtttctattacacgattcggaacagtttgatgtgaatatcatagaaatacacttcatttggggggaactgtaataaaatttctttctcgaatttgcccgccttaaaaacgcccgtgaatcggcatcctataggatgtcacacgcgTTGCACTCGCCAttgcaaaattctttactttgcgccttcggaagaccagatttttgcttaaaacgtgtCTATTAGACGATTccgaacagtttgatgtgaatatcatagaaatacactatatttggggggaactgtaataaaatttctttctcgaatttgcccgccttgaaaacgcccgtgaatcgccatcctataggatgtcacaaacgctacacttgccattcagaaattctttactttgggctcttggaagaccagatttttgctttaaaagtttctattacacgattcggaacagtttgatgtgaatatcatagaaatacacttcatttggggggaactgtaataaaatgtctttctcgaatttgcccgccttaaaaacgcccgtgaatcgccatcctataggatgtcacacacgctgcCCTCGCCATTCAGAAATTCTCTACTTTGGGctcttggaagaccagatttttgcttaaaacgtgtctattacacgattcggaacagtttgatgtgaatatcatagaaatacacttcatttggggggagctgtaataaaatttctttctcgaatttgcccgccttaaaaacgcccgtgaatcgccatcctataggatgtcacacacgctgcCCTCGCCATTCcgaaattctttactttgagctcttggaagaccagatttttgcttaaatcgtatctattacacgattcggaacagtttgatgtgaataccatagaaatacacttcatttggggggaactgtaataaaatttctttctcgaatttgcccgccttaaaaacgcccgtgaatcggcatcctataggatgtcacacgcgctgcactcgccattgcaaaattctttactttgggctcttggaagaccagatttttgcttaaaacgtgtctattacacgattcggaacagtttgatgtgaatatcatagaaatacacttcaattggggggaactgtaacaaaatgtctttctcgaatttacccgccttaaaaacgcccgtgaatcgccatcctataggatgtcacacacgctacacttgccattcagaaattctttactttgggctcttggaagaccagatttttgctttaaaagtttctattacacgattcggaacagtttgatgcgaatatcatagaaatacacttcatttggggggaactgtaataaaatgtctttctcgaatttgcccgtctCAAAAACGCCCGTCGTATCAGCATCCTATTAGACGTGAGCCAGACCGCACTCCCGAAACccagaatatttcattttccGTGTTGAGAACTACAATTGTCTACTAAAGACGTTTTATCCCAAACACGGATGGATTTTAACCCAACACAATGAAGTAAACTTCACTTTCGGCAATTTAACTTCGCCCTGTTCGTTACTCGTCTTCAAGTTATGCGGAATTAGCTggaattgtttgaaaatttgcgGTTTATATACCAAATAGTCGTTAATATTTTAGTCTTTCCGTTTTCTGCTGTATCAAAGAGGCggaattgtttttattttatcgaAAATATAACGGTTACTTGCACAGATAGTTGTGTAGCCTATGGACCGCCATATTGCCCATACTATAGTACGTAATTCAGCGGGTGATGCCCGCGTAATTTGGTGCATTTTCAGCGGGTATCACCCATAGGGGTTGCGTGAATCGGGTGGGCTGCTAGCTTCCTGGTAATTTCTACTCTTTCAATTATTGAAATCATGCTCCTGGAACGAAATGTAGACTCATTCACAGATTTGAATCAAGCCTTCTTTTGTGCGAGGAAGTTTTTGAACTGAATGAATGGAATCGGAACCGGAATTGATGCAATTCCCAATGGTAAGAGCTTTAAATTTCCGCTTCACGGAGCGTTAACAAATGGCACTACATTGTATCACTTTAATAAGACGGTTATTGGCAGCTAGAGATCTAACTACCTTTACAATCATTGCTAACTTTTACACTGTCGAATTAATATTATACAGGAACATGTGCAACCATTTTGAAACCGGTATTTTGTTCGTAGGGACCAGGTAATGAAATTGACGCCCGTAAATTAATCCTTTCGGAATGattttcaagcggtattcagtCTGGAAGGGGTGAATACCACCCAGAAATAACCCTGACTATGACCTGAAACTAAAACTTTGATCTATGCGGGTTTTTTACGTGCATAAAACTTGTCCAACGCTGACCGCCAACATTATAGTTTCTCAGCCATGATTTCAAACGGGGAAAGATTTTATGGACCCCCAAAGATAAACCAACACAATGTTAATGTAAAACTTTGAGTGGAATTTATTACCTCATTTTCAGTATCTGACACTTGTTAACAGTGGTAAGGTAggtggaagaaaatgaaatttccacaGAACAGCTGCTTTGTGCGAATCTCATAGATCATCTTAAGAACAATACAAGTATCTGCTAAATAATGCAGCTCTGTGGCTTGTCAAAGGTGTATGTCTCTTGTAATAAACAAGAGACGCATATCGGAAGAACCTACATCACCCAAAACTCCactttgaattatttattttctgatgAATTTGTAACTAGTCAACTTTCTATTTCACTGGGCCAAGTAAGATCACTCTAGTACTGTGACCAAAACAAAAGGCTTCTTATGATGCATAGTAGATTAATGTACATACagcaatcaaattattttctcagAGTAAATGTGAGCCTTGCAGGTAAATGCACGTCAACTAAGCCActggagaaaagagaaaacccCCCAAACCCTAGCCTCGAACATCAGGATTTAAAACAACTTAAGGTGAGTGTGCTTATCATTTAGCTGCCCGGACCACATTCCTCAGGTGCATTTTGTGCAGTacaatttgcaaactttgttccaagtgcaaaacaactcaaaatgtTCGAATGTTTAAAGTCTTAAACCTACTCTCTCTGCTCAAACACCTCTCGGTTAACTCTCTGCTCTTCAGGGTCCTCTGACTGAAAATACCATGCCCATTTGCTCTCGCTGTCCGGAATACACCTTTGACGCATGAAGATAAGAGCAGAAAGCTGGCTGTGGTGATCTTGGTGGTAACCAATAGCAGTGGCAAACTTGGACAAGTTACACCACACATCTCCCCATCCTCTCTCCAGCTGCAGGTGTTTCAACCGTGGACAGATCATGACGAGGAAGCCAACATTTGCCAAAAATCGAAGTCTGCTTTTGGAACAGCAGAGCAATTCACAGAATGTTCTGACAAGAACCTGCCTTCGTTCTTCAGCGACATCACCAGAGTTCAAGCACTGGGCAATAAATGGTGCTAAATCCAGCATAACAGCAAGCCGTGTGTTACGTACTTCGCCAAGTGCCGCCAATGTGACTTTGTCAAGCTTATTCATCAGTGCACACACCTTGCAATCAGCATTCAGACATCTTCCTGTGACCCTGGCGACATCCGCACCCTCGTCTGTGCTGATGCAGTAAGGACAATTTTGATCATTGTTGTCTTGTGAATCACGAATGGCAGATTCCCCTAAGCATGTGCAGTCTGCCTGGCAAGCTCTCCAAAAGTCCTTGATCCTCTCTTGGACTTGTTGTGCGCGCTGCTCCTCATAGCTGTTGCGAGCTGCCCTCTGTCGAGCTTCTTCTATTGACTCTCTGCCTTCTACTGTTGCCTGCGCTGCCTACGAAAGAATCACAATGATCCAAAGTGTTGTCAGAAAACCTTTgtacctattattattataaaaatcccTAGCCTAATTCACTGTCATGAAAATGTTGACTTCATTTCACTTCAAGAGTGCTgtggtttcaaaacagcaatatttcTGTCCTGATATTGTCAAGTAAATTCCCAAAATATGTTAAAGGATGAAACCGGAAATAAATATTGTGAGGTAAGATTTTGGTGATTTAAATACTTGACAATATCAGGAATGgcatattgcttaattatatGATATTTTATAGAATGCATGGAAAGTGATTTAAGAATAATTCTTTGGCAGTTCTATAACATACTGCTATACACATGCTATTGACTTCAAAATcaattataaatatactatatGACGTTCTTGCTTTCACTGAAGCTCCTCTTTCTTCATTACATtatggaaataatttttcaatcaGCTTACCCGTTGTGGATCGCAGGGCTGATTGTTCCTCAGAAACTGCTCCAGCCTCTTTAGCGAGTCTTCATTTGGTATCCGAGTCGCCACAATTCCTGGCAGGGCCACCAGAATTTCCCTGGGGCTTCGTCTAGGCTGTTCTTGCTGTTCAGGTTCTCGTTGCTCAATGTTCCCCCGTTCCTGGTCTCTGGAGCTCACTGTGGTTGTGGCTGTGGCTGTGGCTTCCGGAGCTTGCCGTGAAGCAGCAGGTTTACGCCTTGGggtctgttgttttcttctaCGTGACATTCCCGAGCTTCCACTTGGCCTGGCTGTTGCTGCTCTCACCTCCAGCTGCTGTGTCACCATCTGCCTTGTTGAGACATAACAGTGCAGTAGATTTTCCACATGTCTTGTGACAGCAACTGTGTATGCGTCTGTGTTTGTTGCTGGCATTCCTTGACTCTCTTCCCTGGGATCTCAGTCGACTGATAATCCTGACTCATCAGAACTGCTTGACGACTCAGCTTCCTGATCTTCATCGGCTGAGGTCTCAAGGACACCATTCCAGTGCACGGTACTTTTTCTTCTTAGGTCCTGTAATTTATCTCTTGGGACTGGTGCTAGTGTCAGGAAGTCGATTCCGAATCGTACTGTCAAATCGAGGAGGCGTGTAGGTTTCTCTCTCTGTCCGGCATATTTTATCGCACTGGCACGTGCCATCATGAGTTCGGACGTAGTCAGTCCTAGTCCCTGCACCATCTTTTGGGATACAAAAGCTGCGATGTCACCTGCAAGTCATACACATTAAGTCGCTTTTTAGCTATAACTTTGGACTGAAGATACAACCTTGTGGTGCTCGTTAAGAGTGGCTAGATGGGGCTTACAGATTTTCAATATATTTCACCCACAGACAAATTACTATATACAAGCTTGCATCTTCGTGTAGACAGACTAGCAAAATTTCAAGTCCTCTTCTGTTACACAGTAGAATCCATAGGAACCCTGTTGTCTCTGTAGTAGCTGCATTCCAAAAATTCAGTTATAATCAGCGTACTGCTGTAATCAACCGTTAGGCTATTTTATTTGAAGAGTGCTACACTATTGCATAGTATGAAacttaatagtaataaaatgctTAGTGAAAATTTCAGATGATAAAGCATTGTACTTCTAGTATTCTCACTCTGGTGGTAATACTCAATTTTTTGTAAGTACAAAAGTCTTGAAAAGGAGGTTACTTGGCCTCatttcaataaagacaaaagacaactaGTGACTCTTTTGAATTGGGTGACTGAATATTGACTAGCATTATAAATTAGTTACCTGCAGACAAGCTACGGACTGCCCGATTGGAGATACGGGCAGCAACAGTGATATTTCCCCTTAACAGGCCGCGGTGGTGGTCTGCAATGAGGCGGCGAGGAAAACCGTGCATAAACTGCACAGAGACATCACTCCAGTGGGGAGCCTTGAGAAACATGACATTCCCAAACACGTCCAGACGTAGGTCCGCCAAGTTTCTGTCGAAGAGTGCATTGCCAGTTGTCATATTAACTCCTAAAGGCTGTCCTGCCTCACGGAAGATGGTCTCCTTGGAGAGCTGAGCTCGCCTCTCCTGCGAATGGTCTTGGGTGACTGGGTGATCACGCATCCAATCCTGCCTCTGTGTTGCATAACGCCAACAGTACTGCATGCATTGCTGCAAGTCTTCGAACAGCACCTCTTGATCTTGATCGTCAGGGAAAAGGCCGAGAGGCAGACGTAAGGTGTCGTACAAATACAGGGTAAAGTTGAAGTCCAAGGGTTGCtctgtagatttagccaggccACGCGGAAAGTATGGGACAATTATTACTGGCTTTGAATCTTCACGCCTGTTGTCGAGGGCTACATGTGACATTGGTGTGTCTCTGGGCTGGGATCGGTcatcaataaatcccctgcaagAACATTAAATTCTCCTAGCTTAGTACAATATGGGTGAATACTGCATCTTGTATTCTCTTTTTCAGAACAAACATTAGAAAGTTCTCTCCCACTATAATtggacaatatttttatttcgtaattaattatttgtttctgtaaTCCTGTTCAATCTAtggagacataattatttgactACCATGATTTGGGGTAATTCAACAGTACAATCCTCTAGAACACTTTGATAACATACACAAGAATCGGGAGcccagtaaaaacctgcaaatgAGAGCCTTCGTTTTTCCTAGCTTGGCTGTGaaggttctaaaaaaaatattctactAAACTGGAAAATTAGGTTCCCCAGgttcttacttttaaaattaatgaaaggtGTTTGGATTGGTGGGTGTGGATATGCAATGGTTTAATCTCCATTTTGGTAACTGGTAGAGTTTCTTACATTCCCTGTGTGTATTCAGTGTTGGGCTGAATTTATCAATCTTATAAGCctaacagtttctttaaatctaGATTCTCatatgcaggtttttactgtacagcaTCCTTTTGGCACAGATGCTcttgaatgtccaatgtaactGAAATTGTACCTTTGTTCTTCTTCGTTGTCATCATTGCTAGTTTCGTCTTCATCTCCCTCTCTGGCAGACCCACGAGAACTGCAGGGAAAAGGAGAGGTACTGTTTGAATACCAAACCAATGCATCGGTGGAGTACTTGAAAACCACCCCGTTTCCCCCTTCCCCATTTGGCTATCACATTCTACATTGCTTTGGTAGTTTATACAGGCATGTCTAGCCCCAAGTTGCATATTTTGAATCTTTTCAGGcaatgaaaaagtgtaaaataatcagttaatttTACCAAGTCTGTTCTGTTGAAAAAATCCTGTTatgtagtttttaaaatttttattaatttttgcagcTCAGATATATTTTTATCCTGGCTAGTACTTTGTTGAAATCATGCTGGTGTAAATTTTcctgacataataataataataatcatcatcatcatcatcatcatcatcatcatcacaaaatATATAGCACCCGTATCCTTAAAGTTCAAAACCGCtttacaacagcaaaaaaaagggGAGTTGTACATTTGTTTTTAGAAACCCAGGTGGCGTGAACTccattcaagaaaagaaaaaagacgacGTTCATCAAAGCATAACTTTTGTGGCCAGAAAATGTCTTGAGCAACTTTTAAATAATTGTCTCTGATCTGTACTGTacgcgaaaaagaaaaatcaaatagGCTCACTATACATTTTGTTCTGCCTTTTCGAGTGAGGTCGACTAccaaaaacaagagagaaaaaaagctaCAAGACCAAAATAGCGACGACGATTTTAAAGGACCTGgattctccagaaaaaaaaaaaagaaataaaaaagaaattaagtgCTAACCCGCTTTCGACAGCTTCTGTTTCCACCAAGGACCTTGATTGCGACCTCGTAGCTGGTCGccgtttttttttagctggaGGCATTCCTTTCCAAATTCAAGACCGACAGATCAGCTTCAGTTGAGGgcgaaaaggatttgaagtGCAAGAAGCTGGCTGGGTTTATTTATGTAGCTACCGAGGTTTATTTCAGGCCATAAAAGGATTGTCAGGTTTATTTATTCAAACTCGTATCTCGGTTAAGTTCGATGCGCCACGAAAATAGGGACAAATAGTTCAAATTTACGAATTAATGGATCGAAAGATTCGCCCTGGAAGCATACTGTATGTTTTTGCTCAATTATTTGCAATAtcagttcattttttgttcgaGAAGTTCGCGGCGATGGCTCTCTTGTTTACTTGCCGGCTTTTAAAACTTGCCCAAATAAGGGCATCCATTGTAGAGGCGCAGAAATCTGCGCCTTCACAATGGAATGATTGACAGACGCGGCTAAGTTTGAACCATTACCTTTTTGGGCAACGCagttggcaagaaaaattctgttCTATAAACTTGTCTAAAAAATAAATCCTGCAAGCGGTGATacctaaaaacaataatttatatgCCCCAGAAAAAACTTCCTGCAGACATGcgggtttttgaaaaaaaattcatgcaccaaaaatatttcattccCCGCCGCCCCGGCCACCCATCcggttatttcttttttccgaataacaaaacccctatgcttgagtttgtgtgaggggtttttctttttttcttttccttttttcttaatatgtaatttaataacgcctttatttataatgttttttttgttttttttttccaggccccCCCAGCCACGGACCCGGTAGTGCAATGGTCAGTGCAATGGCCAGACGACATCACGATACTTAGCAGAGCCGGAGTGCAATGGCTCAGCCGAGCAACGCCTGATGTTTgttctgcctagattagcactaTGGCTACTTGCAGGgcataaaatattgtaagcttatggatcttaaataaaatacattgttgttggtgATCATGAAAAAGGTACCGTTTATTGTAACGGTAAACtcgtagaaagtgaaaaatttctgtgtaacaggggcacccaacgagaatatagttcaaaaccacttaaacatagcattgttaaacgtgttttagtatttaaacggtggatatgggcatatatttatcccctataaatttttcatctgttcggatttcctagctgaaagtctagtgatccgaaaattttagggatcaaaacttacctgtttgaaaatttcagccagaaaaaagcctcccgaaaattctaggtgacctttttagggtaaaaatccgttgaaaatgggcaattttaccattttttaggtgttcgaaaatcctaggagaggcaggcaagcaagaaattttacaacaaatgttccgaaaattctagacctcaaatcgtcttccgaacagatatttttccgaaaattgtcgttgggtgcccctcgtgtaactcgatgtaaaagcagTCTAGAAGTGTTGAGACTACCAAGAATGTCTTCattgcttgaaaaatttaaaaagggtatTTTCCGCGGTGTTTACATTCTGCGGGTTCCCCACCAATCAGTGAAAGGTTCCGGCaattctgcttttttacaaaaagattaactctgctacttgaaaagagcagaaaaattaactttctgcATACATTTTTCGTAGAACAacatgcaaaattgttaccttttttgttaatgCTAGTCGATTAGGtgagaagttaaaaaaagatacctttttagaaaaaaaggcGGGTATTTTAAGCTTTCGGGTGAAAACATTTTAACGTCAATATTGTCTACTTTTCATCCATTTTTCActttaccaaacaaaactttaaagcgCCAAAAAGGTATCTTTTTTGCTTCCTGGTAATTTCTACTCTTTCAATTATTGAAATCATGCTCCTGGAACTAAATGTAGACTCATTCACAGATTTGAATCAAGCCTTCTTTTGTGTGTTAATCCGTCTGTCGCCTCTCGCGAGGAAGTTTTTGAGCTGAATGAATGGAATCGGAACCGGAATTGATGCAATTCCCAATGGTATGAGCAGTAAATTTCCGCTTCACGGAGCGTTAACAAATGGCGCTATCACTTTAATAAGACGGTTATTGGCAGCTAGAGATCTAACTACCTTTACAATCATTGCTGACTTTTACACTGTCGAATTAATATTATACAGGAACATgtgcagccattttgaaactgggTTTGCTCCTAACCCATTTCCCATtctaacaaatcaaaacatactacgcttgaaagtaaaaaatcgttttttaactcttttttagaGTCATTTCAAGCTGAAGTTTCCGACCGTACAGGACGGGTAACAAACATCCCTGTAACAATTGGAAAATTCACCTTGCTAGTAGGAAAGAATATACTAAGGCGGCTAAATATTGTCCAAACAATCTGTCTACAACAAGTTAACAGAATACTTAGAAAACCTTTCTGGACCAAACGAACAACGGAAAACCTATCATAAACACTGAACAAACCAACACAAATAAGTGTCAAAAGCAGATATATTGCGCTTTTTCATTTAACCATACATTATTTTCAAGCTGAAGTTTCCAACGCTATAGGACGGATACCAAAACATCTCTGTAACAATCGGAAAACTTCATCTTGCTAATAGGAGAAAATGTAAGAGCGGCCAAAAGTTTTCCAAACAAACTATAGGGCAAAAACAGAATACTCGGAAAACTTTCCCTCGCCCGAAAAGACAACGATAAAGCTATTTAATTTACTTTGCCTTGCTGAACTTTGTATTAGCTGAGTAGCACTTTATACCAGCTAGAACGGATATTAAATGTCGCTATCACGGGGGAAAAAGGCACTCTTCTTTTCCACTATCCCAAATA
This window encodes:
- the LOC140933311 gene encoding uncharacterized protein; translated protein: MPATNTDAYTVAVTRHVENLLHCYVSTRQMVTQQLEVRAATARPSGSSGMSRRRKQQTPRRKPAASRQAPEATATATTTVSSRDQERGNIEQREPEQQEQPRRSPREILVALPGIVATRIPNEDSLKRLEQFLRNNQPCDPQRAAQATVEGRESIEEARQRAARNSYEEQRAQQVQERIKDFWRACQADCTCLGESAIRDSQDNNDQNCPYCISTDEGADVARVTGRCLNADCKVCALMNKLDKVTLAALGEVRNTRLAVMLDLAPFIAQCLNSGDVAEERRQVLVRTFCELLCCSKSRLRFLANVGFLVMICPRLKHLQLERGWGDVWCNLSKFATAIGYHQDHHSQLSALIFMRQRCIPDSESKWAWYFQSEDPEEQRVNREVFEQRE
- the LOC140935418 gene encoding uncharacterized protein, which gives rise to MPPAKKKRRPATRSQSRSLVETEAVESGSRGSAREGDEDETSNDDNEEEQRGFIDDRSQPRDTPMSHVALDNRREDSKPVIIVPYFPRGLAKSTEQPLDFNFTLYLYDTLRLPLGLFPDDQDQEVLFEDLQQCMQYCWRYATQRQDWMRDHPVTQDHSQERRAQLSKETIFREAGQPLGVNMTTGNALFDRNLADLRLDVFGNVMFLKAPHWSDVSVQFMHGFPRRLIADHHRGLLRGNITVAARISNRAVRSLSAGN